The Sulfitobacter sp. DSM 110093 genome includes a window with the following:
- a CDS encoding DUF1190 domain-containing protein: MTKRSKRVSIAIVGAAAFTLAGCEEEKVDAAAFPDLQSCLADASSGGMYTQQQCETAFDEAQTLHVESAPRYDSLEVCEEQHGADACGSDEAATQGGSGGIFMPLLAGYLIGNMMSNRAGMSAAQPLYKTSDGRFTNAARSSTYSANRGAAKLSTSQFTRPATTVGKTPMTRATAASRGGFGRAGGSRGFGG; the protein is encoded by the coding sequence ATGACCAAACGCTCGAAACGGGTTTCCATCGCCATCGTCGGCGCCGCCGCCTTTACCCTTGCAGGATGCGAGGAGGAGAAGGTCGACGCCGCCGCCTTCCCTGACCTGCAAAGTTGTCTGGCCGATGCCTCAAGCGGCGGGATGTACACCCAGCAACAATGCGAAACCGCCTTTGATGAGGCGCAAACCCTCCATGTCGAATCCGCACCGCGTTATGACAGTCTTGAGGTTTGCGAAGAACAGCATGGAGCGGATGCCTGTGGATCAGATGAGGCAGCGACCCAAGGGGGATCGGGCGGGATCTTTATGCCCCTGCTGGCGGGCTATCTGATCGGCAATATGATGAGCAATCGTGCAGGCATGTCGGCAGCACAGCCGCTTTACAAAACATCGGATGGCCGCTTCACCAATGCCGCACGCTCCAGCACCTATTCGGCAAATCGCGGTGCGGCAAAACTAAGCACATCGCAGTTCACACGCCCGGCGACCACGGTTGGCAAAACCCCGATGACCCGCGCTACCGCCGCCTCGCGCGGTGGCTTTGGCCGCGCCGGAGGATCGCGTGGTTTCGGGGGGTGA
- a CDS encoding bestrophin family ion channel: protein MIVRDQPSALKLFFVMQGSIVPNIIGRIIGVAVLTAIVLLVDLHLVELPRVSIAAMGIFGVALSLFLGFRNNAAYDRWWEARKLWGAMIADLRTLGRDLSIFAGSRGEDHAEILSLGVAFSHLHRGFLRDVDVEAQVAQWVGAEQAARLQAQANPADAALRAIAERINTLAAHDGLTGFGQMRLSETLAALAAAQAGCERILTTPLPFVYSLMVRRTTYLYCWLLPFALIEATNWFAPIFAAVVAYVFFGLQAVTNELELPFRNVHNGLPLDAMCRTIEVSAAEALDRAPPPMMEPHAHVLT, encoded by the coding sequence ATGATTGTCAGGGACCAGCCAAGCGCGCTGAAGCTGTTCTTTGTCATGCAGGGGTCCATCGTGCCAAACATTATCGGGCGGATTATCGGCGTGGCCGTGTTGACCGCTATCGTGCTGCTGGTGGACCTGCATCTCGTTGAACTGCCCCGTGTCTCAATCGCGGCCATGGGGATCTTCGGTGTGGCCCTGTCGCTGTTCTTGGGCTTTCGCAATAACGCCGCCTATGACCGTTGGTGGGAGGCACGCAAGCTTTGGGGGGCGATGATCGCTGACCTGCGCACCCTTGGCCGTGACCTTTCGATCTTTGCAGGCAGCAGGGGGGAGGACCATGCCGAGATCCTATCGCTTGGCGTGGCGTTCAGTCATTTGCACCGTGGGTTTCTGCGCGACGTGGATGTAGAAGCGCAGGTCGCGCAGTGGGTCGGGGCGGAACAGGCGGCCAGATTGCAGGCACAAGCCAACCCCGCCGATGCGGCCCTGCGCGCGATAGCAGAGCGTATCAATACCCTTGCGGCGCATGACGGGCTTACCGGTTTCGGACAGATGAGGTTGTCAGAAACACTGGCCGCCCTTGCTGCTGCACAGGCGGGGTGCGAGCGTATTCTGACAACGCCGTTGCCATTCGTCTATTCACTGATGGTGCGGCGTACGACCTATCTTTATTGCTGGCTGCTGCCCTTTGCGCTGATCGAGGCAACGAATTGGTTCGCGCCGATTTTTGCGGCGGTTGTGGCCTATGTTTTCTTCGGGCTTCAGGCGGTGACCAATGAATTGGAATTGCCTTTCCGCAATGTGCATAACGGATTGCCGCTAGACGCGATGTGCCGCACGATTGAGGTTTCAGCCGCCGAGGCGTTGGACCGCGCGCCGCCACCGATGATGGAGCCGCACGCGCATGTTTTGACCTAG
- a CDS encoding peptidase M23, with protein sequence MKKLISAFALFASPLAAHEGAHVHPHGNDPFWAVALLSLAIVILAAAVMRRK encoded by the coding sequence ATGAAAAAACTGATATCAGCCTTCGCCCTTTTTGCCAGCCCGCTTGCGGCGCATGAGGGCGCGCATGTGCATCCGCATGGCAATGATCCGTTTTGGGCCGTGGCATTGCTGTCGCTGGCAATCGTGATCCTTGCCGCGGCGGTGATGCGGCGGAAGTAG
- a CDS encoding 3-keto-5-aminohexanoate cleavage protein → MTDKPAIICVAITGSLPTKADNPAVPIDITEQIESTQAAFEAGASICHAHVRTADGTPTADPDRFARLQEGLRKHCPGMIVQLSTGGRSGAGKNRGGMLPLRPDMASLSVGSNNFPNRVYENPPELVDWLAGEMKTYSVLPEIEVFDLSHILQAKAMCDAGAIPARPYIQFVMGVKNAMPADREVFDFYVQTVKRLFGDLPWCAAGIGRHQAELNAWCAAAGGHLRTGLEDNIRMDKDTLAPSNAALVTRAAEICAEAGRPVATPQQAREILGLG, encoded by the coding sequence ATGACCGATAAACCAGCAATCATCTGCGTGGCCATCACCGGGTCGCTTCCCACCAAGGCCGACAATCCAGCGGTGCCGATTGACATCACCGAACAGATTGAAAGCACACAGGCCGCGTTTGAGGCCGGGGCGAGCATCTGCCATGCCCATGTGCGCACCGCAGATGGCACGCCCACCGCCGACCCCGACCGATTTGCTAGGCTGCAAGAAGGGCTGCGCAAGCATTGTCCCGGTATGATCGTGCAACTCTCAACCGGTGGTCGTTCCGGCGCGGGCAAGAACCGGGGCGGGATGTTGCCCTTGCGCCCGGATATGGCGTCGCTTTCAGTGGGATCGAATAACTTCCCTAACCGCGTGTATGAGAACCCGCCAGAGCTTGTTGACTGGTTGGCGGGGGAGATGAAGACCTATAGCGTTTTGCCCGAGATTGAGGTCTTTGACCTTAGCCATATCCTTCAGGCCAAGGCGATGTGTGACGCGGGCGCGATCCCGGCGCGGCCCTATATCCAATTTGTCATGGGGGTCAAAAACGCCATGCCAGCGGATCGCGAGGTCTTTGATTTCTATGTCCAAACGGTAAAGCGGCTGTTTGGCGATCTTCCTTGGTGTGCGGCTGGGATCGGGCGGCATCAGGCAGAACTGAACGCATGGTGTGCGGCAGCAGGTGGGCATTTGCGCACCGGGTTGGAGGATAATATCCGCATGGATAAAGACACGCTCGCGCCATCGAATGCGGCGCTTGTCACCCGCGCGGCAGAGATCTGCGCAGAGGCAGGCCGCCCCGTCGCTACACCGCAACAGGCCCGCGAAATTCTGGGGCTTGGTTAA
- a CDS encoding 3-hydroxyacyl-CoA dehydrogenase NAD-binding domain-containing protein has protein sequence MAERIIIVGAGTMGQSIGRLFASHDWEVHAVDPTGAAREAFLRAVSGATASADLEAAGQADVALECVPEELALKQKVLVALESVVPKDAPILSNTSGLTLEEMSAQMAHPERAVITHFFNPGDVVPAVEVVAAKDAAQGLCDRVMTLLRALERRPVRLDHAPPGFVANRIQHAIMRECLHLVDEGVASPAEIDEIVQWSVGVRMALSGPFRQRDLNGLGTHLSIAEYLYPDLCDRHDPSPTLAGLVAQGHLGKRSGKGFYDWPTDAGDGDTDEALQRVIALARDSAG, from the coding sequence ATGGCCGAACGCATCATCATCGTGGGTGCCGGAACGATGGGGCAATCTATTGGCAGGCTCTTTGCCAGCCACGATTGGGAGGTTCATGCCGTCGACCCGACTGGGGCCGCGCGGGAGGCGTTTTTACGCGCGGTGTCGGGGGCAACGGCAAGTGCTGATCTGGAGGCGGCAGGGCAGGCGGACGTTGCGTTGGAATGCGTGCCGGAGGAGCTTGCCCTCAAGCAGAAAGTGCTTGTCGCGCTGGAGAGTGTGGTGCCCAAGGATGCGCCGATCCTTTCCAACACATCGGGACTGACGCTTGAGGAAATGTCGGCGCAGATGGCCCACCCCGAACGCGCCGTGATCACGCATTTCTTCAATCCCGGCGATGTGGTCCCTGCGGTCGAGGTTGTCGCGGCAAAAGATGCAGCCCAAGGGTTGTGCGACCGGGTGATGACCCTGCTGCGCGCGTTGGAGCGCCGCCCGGTGCGCCTTGACCACGCGCCGCCGGGGTTTGTCGCCAACCGTATTCAACATGCGATCATGCGGGAATGTCTGCACCTGGTAGATGAAGGCGTGGCCAGCCCCGCCGAGATTGATGAGATTGTACAGTGGTCGGTCGGGGTGCGCATGGCGCTTTCTGGGCCATTTCGACAGCGCGATCTGAATGGATTGGGCACGCACCTTAGCATCGCTGAGTACCTTTATCCCGATCTTTGCGACCGCCATGATCCATCACCTACCCTCGCCGGTCTCGTTGCGCAGGGGCATCTGGGCAAACGCAGCGGCAAAGGCTTTTATGACTGGCCTACAGACGCGGGCGACGGGGACACCGACGAGGCACTTCAGCGTGTCATCGCTTTGGCGCGCGACAGCGCTGGTTAA
- a CDS encoding SDR family NAD(P)-dependent oxidoreductase, translated as MTQSSLPRHAVVTGGAHNIGLGIARRLQEDGWRVFVLDIAEPEDAALRTDALLVDLSDPVATTVALEHVLKNGPVTCLINNVGIVKPAPFDAVEIDDFDRIMHLNLRPSILAAKLLVPGMRTAGGGRIVMNTSRVTMGKIDRTLYSASKGAIQSMARTWALELARDGITVNCVAPGPIATSAFWENNPKDAPETRAIVDAVPMGRMGMPEDVAQAVSFFADPRSSFITGQTVFVCGGTAVG; from the coding sequence GTGACACAATCCTCCCTTCCGCGCCACGCCGTCGTCACAGGCGGCGCGCATAATATCGGCCTAGGCATCGCGCGCCGGTTGCAAGAGGACGGTTGGCGGGTCTTTGTCCTTGATATTGCAGAGCCCGAGGACGCCGCCCTGCGCACAGATGCGCTGCTCGTTGATCTATCGGACCCTGTGGCGACCACCGTCGCGCTGGAACATGTCCTTAAAAATGGCCCGGTGACCTGTCTGATCAACAACGTCGGAATCGTAAAACCCGCGCCTTTCGACGCAGTAGAAATCGACGACTTCGACCGGATCATGCATCTTAATCTTCGGCCCAGCATCTTGGCGGCAAAGCTCTTGGTACCCGGAATGCGCACGGCTGGGGGCGGGCGGATTGTGATGAACACCAGCCGCGTTACCATGGGCAAGATCGACCGGACACTTTATTCCGCCAGCAAGGGTGCGATCCAGTCCATGGCGCGGACATGGGCCTTGGAACTGGCGCGCGACGGGATCACGGTAAACTGCGTGGCCCCCGGCCCCATCGCCACCAGCGCGTTCTGGGAGAACAACCCAAAGGACGCGCCCGAAACACGTGCTATTGTTGATGCGGTGCCAATGGGCCGCATGGGCATGCCGGAGGATGTGGCGCAGGCAGTTTCCTTCTTTGCTGATCCGCGCAGCAGCTTTATCACCGGGCAGACGGTCTTTGTCTGCGGCGGCACCGCAGTTGGCTGA
- a CDS encoding LysR substrate-binding domain-containing protein yields MEKPLTASLRQYEVFIAIAETLHFGQAAAKLGVAQPALTQQLKHLETAFGDELLFDRNRRRVMLTEFGRALLPEACALLQQARRVEAVAEAARTGQRGRIELAYVGSASYAGILGRLLREFRAGAADVDLILRELDMDLQISEIVAGRLDAGFVRLPLSGVPDTLLTRTVHSEDILLAVPPDHRLAKAPSVTMASLREENFIFSHLGPDMGFAACAYQLCANAGFAPRVAHRAPQFTAIVNFVSAGLGVAFVPASAARMKDAGVTFLPIKDATVNSRIGLAYLQDPTNPVLRRLLDAVEPES; encoded by the coding sequence ATGGAAAAGCCACTCACCGCCTCGCTGCGCCAGTATGAGGTATTTATCGCTATTGCCGAAACGTTGCACTTTGGCCAAGCAGCGGCAAAGCTTGGGGTCGCGCAGCCTGCGTTGACGCAGCAACTGAAACATCTTGAAACTGCTTTTGGCGATGAGTTGCTTTTTGATCGCAACCGCCGTCGGGTCATGCTCACCGAATTCGGCCGCGCGCTTTTGCCCGAAGCGTGCGCGCTTTTGCAACAGGCGCGGCGGGTTGAGGCCGTGGCGGAGGCGGCGCGAACGGGCCAACGGGGGCGGATCGAATTGGCCTATGTCGGATCGGCTTCTTACGCGGGCATTCTGGGGCGGCTTCTGCGGGAGTTTCGCGCGGGGGCGGCGGATGTGGATCTGATCCTGCGCGAGTTGGACATGGACCTACAGATTTCTGAGATCGTTGCAGGCCGGCTTGATGCGGGTTTTGTGCGCCTGCCGCTTTCTGGTGTGCCTGACACACTGCTCACCCGCACCGTGCATTCCGAGGATATCTTGCTGGCCGTGCCGCCTGACCACCGTCTTGCCAAAGCGCCGTCAGTCACTATGGCATCGCTACGCGAGGAAAACTTTATCTTCAGCCACCTCGGCCCCGACATGGGCTTTGCCGCCTGTGCCTATCAGCTCTGCGCCAATGCTGGTTTCGCGCCGCGCGTGGCGCATCGCGCACCGCAGTTCACGGCCATTGTGAACTTTGTCTCTGCGGGTCTTGGTGTGGCTTTTGTGCCCGCCTCCGCTGCGCGGATGAAGGATGCAGGCGTTACCTTTTTGCCGATCAAAGATGCCACGGTGAACAGCCGAATTGGCTTGGCCTATCTTCAAGATCCGACCAACCCAGTCTTGCGCAGGCTTCTGGATGCAGTGGAACCAGAAAGCTGA
- a CDS encoding LarC family nickel insertion protein produces MTKAVSKGQGLHLHLDPVGGAAGDMFIAAMLHAFPDLTTRALADVAAVLPAEVGHAELTAHVASGITARRFELVLTTPDAGTRHGAETTYRAMRELLENAPLSDGTAKAACAILHRIAEAEAQVHDIPIDRVHFHEIADWDALMDVTAAGSICAALSEATYSLAPLPLGGGLVETAHGKLPVPAPATALILQGYDWHDDAVLGERVTPTGAAILAHVTGGSPTSSRPPGQLRCTGSGAGTRVMKGLPNILRVSVFDTASGQMSQDSLVQLACDIDDMTGEELGAAVDRLRAMEGVVDLLTFAGQGKKSRPVTRLELLVLPQAAEEIAARVFDLSSTLGLRRAVVDRLILPRESDDGATPRRKRAQRPGGHETIKVESDDLADADTLHERRKRARAVEGQ; encoded by the coding sequence ATGACCAAAGCCGTATCAAAAGGCCAAGGGCTGCATCTGCATCTTGATCCGGTGGGCGGGGCTGCGGGTGATATGTTCATTGCCGCAATGCTACACGCTTTCCCCGATTTGACGACGCGTGCGCTGGCCGATGTCGCCGCCGTATTGCCCGCCGAGGTCGGCCATGCGGAACTGACCGCGCATGTGGCGTCGGGCATCACCGCGCGCCGGTTTGAACTGGTGCTGACGACACCCGATGCAGGCACACGGCATGGGGCCGAGACGACCTACCGCGCCATGCGCGAGTTGCTGGAAAACGCCCCGCTGTCAGACGGCACGGCAAAGGCCGCCTGCGCCATTCTGCATCGCATTGCCGAGGCGGAAGCGCAGGTGCATGATATCCCCATTGACCGGGTGCATTTCCACGAAATCGCCGATTGGGACGCATTGATGGATGTGACCGCCGCAGGCAGTATCTGCGCGGCGCTGTCAGAGGCGACATATTCGCTTGCACCGCTGCCGCTTGGCGGCGGGCTGGTTGAGACAGCGCACGGAAAATTGCCCGTGCCCGCGCCCGCGACGGCGCTAATTTTGCAAGGCTACGACTGGCACGACGATGCTGTGCTGGGCGAGCGGGTAACCCCCACCGGGGCTGCGATCCTTGCGCATGTGACGGGCGGCAGTCCAACATCGAGCCGCCCACCGGGACAGTTGCGGTGCACCGGGTCAGGGGCCGGGACGCGGGTGATGAAGGGGTTGCCGAATATCTTGCGGGTGTCTGTCTTTGACACTGCTTCGGGTCAGATGAGCCAAGACAGTTTGGTGCAACTTGCCTGCGATATTGACGATATGACCGGCGAAGAACTGGGTGCCGCGGTGGACCGGCTGCGCGCTATGGAAGGTGTGGTTGATCTTCTGACATTCGCCGGACAGGGCAAGAAATCACGTCCCGTAACACGGTTGGAGCTTTTGGTTTTACCGCAGGCGGCAGAAGAGATCGCGGCGCGGGTGTTTGACTTGTCGTCGACGCTTGGTCTGCGTCGGGCCGTGGTAGATCGGTTGATTCTGCCGCGTGAGAGCGATGATGGCGCCACGCCGCGCCGCAAGCGCGCGCAACGGCCGGGAGGGCATGAGACCATCAAAGTTGAGAGCGATGATCTGGCCGATGCCGACACCCTCCATGAGCGCCGCAAACGCGCCCGCGCGGTAGAAGGGCAATAG
- a CDS encoding lactate racemase domain-containing protein: MKPNYVKLVEDTPLPRIALCRQTFAATQIDDPRAGVAEAMQANCVDKIKPGMSIAITAGSRGLANLPELLAAIVAEVRARGAHPFVVPAMGSHGGATAEGQTALLAKLGVTEESLGCEIRSSMETDEIGVLDNGMSVRMDRHANAADGIILFNRIKPHTSFRAPNESGLAKMLSIGLGKQSGAETCHSRGIDNVGIFVANMARMKLERCKVLFGIGTIENAYDALSQVVALDSDGMLEAEAPYLQDAMRNMPRLPLGPLDVPSASGDLDVLVVDEIGKEFSGTGMDPNITHRFSSEKMQVHLHISRLVALGLSPRSNGNGNGAARADVITQRLEEDFDREAVYANAITSQVLKQSKIPMVMPCDRTAIQTAVKTCGAEDITEVRLLRIPNTLKLEFLYASEAMLPELRDRPGLEVVGDLQAMQFGEGHLQNPWPEAH; the protein is encoded by the coding sequence ATGAAACCGAACTATGTAAAACTGGTCGAGGATACGCCGCTGCCGCGCATCGCGCTGTGCCGTCAGACCTTTGCCGCCACCCAGATCGACGATCCGCGCGCCGGCGTGGCCGAGGCGATGCAGGCCAACTGTGTGGACAAGATCAAGCCCGGCATGTCCATCGCCATCACCGCAGGCAGCCGGGGGCTGGCAAACCTGCCGGAACTGCTGGCCGCCATCGTGGCCGAAGTCCGCGCCCGCGGGGCGCATCCTTTTGTCGTGCCCGCCATGGGCAGCCACGGGGGCGCCACCGCAGAGGGGCAGACCGCGCTGCTGGCGAAACTGGGCGTGACCGAAGAAAGCCTCGGTTGCGAGATCCGCTCTTCGATGGAGACTGATGAGATCGGCGTGCTCGACAACGGCATGTCGGTGCGGATGGACCGCCATGCCAATGCTGCAGATGGGATCATCCTCTTCAACCGCATCAAACCGCATACGTCGTTCCGTGCGCCGAATGAAAGCGGGCTGGCTAAGATGCTCTCGATCGGTCTGGGCAAGCAATCGGGGGCCGAAACCTGCCATTCACGCGGCATCGATAACGTCGGCATCTTCGTGGCTAATATGGCGCGGATGAAGCTGGAGCGTTGCAAGGTGCTTTTCGGCATCGGCACGATTGAGAATGCCTACGACGCACTCTCGCAGGTGGTCGCCCTCGACAGCGACGGGATGCTGGAGGCCGAAGCCCCCTATTTGCAAGACGCGATGCGCAACATGCCCCGCCTGCCGCTGGGGCCGCTGGACGTGCCTTCGGCCTCGGGCGATCTGGACGTGCTGGTGGTCGATGAGATCGGCAAGGAATTTTCTGGTACCGGGATGGACCCTAACATTACCCATCGGTTTTCGAGCGAGAAGATGCAGGTCCATCTGCATATCTCGCGGCTGGTGGCGCTTGGCCTGTCGCCGCGCAGCAATGGCAACGGTAATGGTGCTGCGCGGGCGGATGTGATCACGCAGCGGTTGGAAGAGGATTTCGACCGCGAGGCTGTCTATGCCAACGCCATTACCTCGCAGGTGTTGAAACAGTCAAAAATTCCGATGGTTATGCCCTGCGACCGCACCGCGATCCAGACGGCGGTCAAGACCTGCGGCGCCGAGGATATAACCGAGGTCCGGCTGTTGCGCATCCCCAATACGTTGAAGCTTGAGTTTCTCTATGCGTCGGAAGCGATGCTGCCGGAACTGCGCGACCGTCCGGGGTTGGAGGTCGTCGGCGATCTGCAAGCAATGCAGTTCGGCGAGGGGCATTTGCAAAATCCTTGGCCGGAGGCCCATTGA
- a CDS encoding altronate dehydratase family protein, with protein sequence MDSQTMQEDRRAKVMLLSPTDNVVVATSAVPRGAVLPQDGLRANHDTPQGHKIAVRPIQQGAPILKFDTVIGYAAEDIAAGDWLHSHNIKFDAVDKDYAFARDYTPTDLLPPSDRAQFMGIRRANGRVGTRNYIGLFVTVNCSATVARKIANYFDEERMEAWENVDGVIPFIHESGCGMELTGEPMDLLRRTLSGYIRHPNLAGAVVLSLGCERNNLAQFFEEEGLAEGKMLRTITMQHVGGTARAIADGKDAVREMLDQANAVRREPCSAEHITIGMQCGGSDGLSGLSANPGLGAAADILVRNGGTAILSETPEIFGVEHLLTRRARSEEVGRKLVERMDWWLDHTKGRDTQINGVVSPGNQAGGLANVLEKSLGGAKKSGSTGLMEVYRYAEPVTQKGLVFMDTPGFDPVSATGQIAGGANLICFTTGRGSCFGSYPSPTIKLASNTPMFTKMQDDMDINCGTVIDGDQSLEELGQAIFERILATASGEQSKSEALGVGEEEFAPWPIGVTG encoded by the coding sequence ATGGACAGCCAGACCATGCAAGAGGACAGACGCGCAAAGGTGATGCTGCTGTCGCCGACGGATAACGTGGTCGTGGCGACCTCGGCGGTGCCCCGTGGCGCGGTATTGCCGCAAGACGGGCTGCGTGCCAACCACGATACGCCCCAAGGGCACAAGATCGCGGTCCGCCCGATCCAGCAGGGCGCGCCGATCCTGAAATTCGACACGGTCATAGGCTACGCGGCAGAGGATATCGCCGCAGGCGATTGGCTGCACAGCCACAACATCAAATTCGACGCGGTCGACAAAGACTATGCCTTTGCCCGCGACTATACCCCGACCGACCTGCTGCCGCCTTCAGACCGCGCGCAGTTCATGGGCATCCGCCGCGCGAATGGCCGTGTGGGCACGCGCAACTACATCGGGCTTTTCGTCACGGTGAACTGCTCTGCCACCGTGGCGCGCAAGATCGCCAACTACTTCGACGAAGAGCGGATGGAGGCATGGGAGAATGTCGACGGGGTGATCCCCTTCATCCACGAATCCGGCTGCGGGATGGAGCTTACGGGCGAGCCGATGGACCTGCTGCGCCGCACGCTATCGGGCTACATTCGCCACCCCAATCTGGCCGGCGCCGTTGTCTTGTCGCTGGGCTGTGAGCGTAACAATCTGGCACAGTTCTTTGAGGAGGAAGGACTGGCCGAGGGCAAGATGCTGCGCACCATCACCATGCAGCACGTCGGCGGCACGGCCCGCGCGATTGCCGATGGCAAGGATGCCGTGCGCGAGATGTTGGATCAGGCCAATGCCGTGCGGCGCGAACCCTGTTCGGCAGAGCATATCACCATCGGAATGCAATGCGGCGGGTCGGACGGGCTCTCGGGTCTGTCGGCCAACCCCGGGCTTGGGGCTGCGGCGGATATCCTCGTGCGCAACGGCGGCACGGCGATCCTGTCGGAGACGCCCGAGATTTTCGGCGTCGAACACCTGCTGACCCGCCGCGCCCGCAGCGAAGAGGTGGGCCGCAAACTGGTCGAACGCATGGACTGGTGGCTTGATCATACCAAGGGCCGCGACACTCAGATCAACGGCGTCGTCAGCCCCGGCAATCAAGCAGGCGGTCTGGCGAATGTTTTGGAGAAATCCCTTGGCGGAGCCAAGAAGAGCGGCAGCACCGGGCTGATGGAAGTCTACCGCTATGCTGAACCCGTGACCCAAAAAGGGCTGGTCTTCATGGACACGCCCGGCTTCGATCCGGTCTCTGCCACGGGGCAGATCGCAGGGGGTGCGAACCTGATCTGCTTCACCACCGGGCGCGGCTCTTGCTTTGGCTCGTACCCGTCGCCGACGATCAAGCTAGCTTCCAATACGCCGATGTTCACCAAAATGCAGGACGATATGGACATCAATTGCGGTACCGTGATCGACGGCGACCAGAGCCTAGAGGAATTGGGCCAAGCGATCTTTGAACGCATCCTCGCCACCGCCTCGGGCGAGCAGAGCAAGTCCGAAGCGCTTGGCGTGGGCGAAGAGGAATTCGCGCCTTGGCCGATTGGGGTCACAGGGTAA
- a CDS encoding GntR family transcriptional regulator, which produces MTSSNKPAAQSAQTLAKSILGGGADLGLFEGGPTGRGVYATLRDQIVRLDLPPGTPLLRAELAETHGVSLTPLRDALQQLAKEGLVKIYPQSRTLVTPIDMSAIREAQFMRIALETEVVRRLAAEIAPEALTRLRSIVALQSSISDQPGDVPTFQELDEVFHQTLFVAAGHVQSQRIMRSHAGHLERLRRLHLDDIDEAGRILNNKDVIGGHSRILDGIEAGDAPAAMEALRQHLQRTVDRMTEKRAAFPEYFTPEKP; this is translated from the coding sequence ATGACCTCATCGAACAAACCCGCCGCGCAGAGCGCACAGACCCTCGCCAAAAGCATTTTAGGCGGCGGGGCTGATTTGGGTCTGTTCGAGGGCGGGCCAACGGGGCGCGGGGTTTACGCCACTCTGCGCGATCAGATTGTCCGGCTCGACCTGCCGCCCGGCACCCCGCTGTTGCGCGCCGAACTGGCTGAGACCCATGGGGTGAGCCTGACGCCGCTGCGCGATGCGCTGCAGCAGCTTGCCAAAGAGGGGCTGGTCAAGATCTACCCGCAATCGCGCACTTTGGTGACGCCAATCGACATGTCGGCGATCCGCGAAGCGCAGTTCATGCGCATCGCTCTTGAGACCGAAGTCGTGCGCCGTTTGGCCGCCGAGATCGCGCCCGAAGCCCTGACCCGTCTGCGCAGCATCGTCGCCCTGCAAAGCAGCATCTCGGACCAACCCGGCGACGTGCCGACTTTTCAGGAGTTGGACGAAGTATTCCACCAGACCCTCTTCGTGGCGGCGGGCCATGTGCAAAGCCAGCGCATCATGCGCAGTCACGCGGGCCATTTGGAGCGTCTGCGCCGCCTGCATTTGGATGACATCGATGAGGCGGGGCGCATCCTCAACAACAAGGACGTGATCGGGGGCCATAGCCGGATTCTTGATGGGATCGAAGCGGGCGATGCCCCTGCAGCGATGGAGGCGCTGCGCCAACATTTGCAACGCACCGTCGACCGGATGACCGAGAAACGGGCGGCTTTCCCGGAGTATTTCACCCCGGAAAAGCCCTGA
- a CDS encoding ribonuclease activity regulator RraA, producing the protein MTPELREKLKAVSVATLATALYKRGLRNQVVQGVGPVAAKGQNMVGPAFTLRYMPAREDRNQLVEFRNPEHPQRVAIETCPEGHVLVMDSRKDARAASAGDILITRLMMRGAAGVVTDGGLRDAATIGALEMPAYHARPSSPTNLTLHEAIEINCPVGCGDAPVFPGDIVVGDDDCVIIIPADIAEEVADEAVEMTAYEDFVVEQVKGGAGIIGLYPGTKQENLDKFAEWRKANNR; encoded by the coding sequence ATGACCCCCGAACTACGCGAGAAACTCAAAGCGGTCTCGGTCGCGACGCTGGCCACGGCGCTATATAAACGTGGGCTGCGCAATCAGGTGGTGCAGGGGGTCGGCCCAGTTGCGGCAAAGGGGCAGAATATGGTCGGCCCCGCCTTCACCCTGCGCTATATGCCCGCACGCGAAGACCGCAACCAGTTGGTCGAATTTCGCAACCCCGAGCACCCGCAGCGCGTCGCGATTGAGACCTGCCCCGAGGGTCATGTGCTGGTGATGGACAGCCGCAAAGATGCGCGTGCTGCCAGTGCCGGGGATATCCTCATCACCCGTCTGATGATGCGCGGCGCGGCGGGGGTGGTGACAGATGGAGGCCTGCGCGATGCCGCGACCATCGGCGCGCTTGAGATGCCGGCCTACCACGCGCGGCCCTCAAGCCCCACGAACCTGACCTTGCATGAGGCGATTGAGATCAACTGCCCCGTCGGCTGCGGCGATGCGCCGGTCTTTCCCGGCGATATCGTGGTGGGCGACGATGACTGCGTGATCATCATCCCCGCAGATATCGCCGAAGAAGTGGCAGATGAGGCTGTAGAGATGACGGCCTATGAGGATTTCGTAGTGGAACAAGTTAAAGGCGGCGCGGGGATCATCGGGCTTTACCCCGGCACCAAGCAAGAAAACCTCGATAAGTTTGCGGAATGGCGCAAGGCCAACAACCGCTGA